The Gallus gallus isolate bGalGal1 chromosome 3, bGalGal1.mat.broiler.GRCg7b, whole genome shotgun sequence genome window below encodes:
- the LOC101748521 gene encoding mutS protein homolog 5 has product MSGGMSATSATSCPLPPPLASEQEEQECSETHMSVLWYAGEFAVTYYDTEDCSVYFMPDTPDSEGLELLQKVTGEVHPKCIVTSAKQDQNIANFLTSLADSDSNKGKIEIVLFPNIDFGLEVSKQRILSRQFPFIPSHMTATEKILYLSSVIPFESPLMIRALGGLLKYLDRRRVGVELEESSIAVPVLAFRKFVLSETVNIDQDTYCVLQIFKSDIHPSVYKLSSGLKEGFSLYGILNRCRCKWGEKLLRLWLTRPTRNLTELNKRLDVIHFFLLAQNHETVLTLQDCLRNIKNVPLILKRMTLSHTKVSDWQALYKTVCSALCLRDTCRSLPHSIELFQIISRVFTDDLQYIASLISKVVDFEGSLSQNRFTVRPNVDPTIDEKKRRLMGLSDFLTEVAQKELETLDNHIPSCCVIYIPLIGFLLSIPRLPSMVDKSDFEIEGLDFMFLSEDKLHYRSARTKELDSLLGDLHCEIRDQETLIMHQLQTKILERSEVLNNVIEYTAHLDVLLALAVMARENSYCRPRFTQRHGFHIKDGRHPLMELCAKTFVANPVNSGEATRRIKIITGPNSSGKSIYLKQVGLIIFMALIGSYVPAAEAEIGAIDGIYTRIHTRESVSVGLSTFMIDLNQVAKAVNNATERSLVLIDEFGKGTNTLDGLALLAAVLKYWINQGTQCPQVFVSTNFHSLMQLELLPDTPLLEYLAMETHQDGDELVFFYQIKQGVSTVSHAANIAALAGMPAKIIERGVEVSELIRNGKAIKRIDHPSKGDQMEKCKAVVEKFLSLDLDDPNVNLEEFMHKEVLPSAASIL; this is encoded by the exons ATGAGTGGAGG AATGAGTGCCACATCAGCCACGAGTTGCCCCTTGCCACCACCACTTGCGTCTGAACAAGAGGAGCAAGAGTGTTCTGAGACACATATGTCTGTCTTGTGGTATGCAGGGGAGTTTGCAGTTACTTACTATGATACAGAAGATTGCTCAGTTTACTTCATGCCTGACACACCTGATAGCGAAGGCCTTGAGCTACTGCAAAAAGTGACTGGGGAAGTTCATCCTAAATGCATAGTGACAAGTGCAAAACAGGACCAGAATATTGCCAATTTCCTGACCAGCCTAGCAGACAGTGATagcaataaaggaaaaatagaaattgtTCTGTTTCCTAACATAGATTTTGGCCTAGAAGTCAGCAAGCAACGAATCCTATCTAGACAATTTCCATTTATCCCATCCCATATGACTGCaacagaaaaaattctttatttgtCCTCAGTCATCCCTTTTGAGAGCCCACTCATGATCAGAGCCTTAGGGGGGCTTCTTAAGTACCTGGACAGGAGAAGGGTTGGAGTTGAACTGGAAGAAAGCAGTATTGCAGTTCCTGTTTTGGCCTTTAGAAAGTTTGTGCTGTCAGAAACTGTGAATATAGACCAAGACACTTACTGTGTCCTACAGATATTTAAAAGTGATATCCATCCTTCTGTGTATAAGCTTTCTAGTGGATTAAAAGAAGGATTCAGTTTATATGGGATTTTAAATCGCTGTAGGTGCAAATGGGGAGAAAAGCTTTTGAGGCTGTGGCTTACGCGGCCTACTCGGAACTTGACAGAGCTAAACAAACGGCTGGATGTTATCCACTTCTTCCTGTTGGCTCAGAACCATGAAACAGTCCTTACCCTTCAAGATTGCCTCAGGAATATAAAAAATGTGCCTCTTATTCTAAAAAGAATGACTCTATCCCATACAAAAGTTAGTGACTGGCAAGCACTCTATAAGACAGTGTGCAGTGCACTGTGCCTTAGAGACACATGTCGCTCTCTGCCCCATAGTATTGAACTCTTTCAGATTATTTCACGCGTCTTCACTGATGATCTGCAATACATTGCTAGTCTAATCAGCAAAGTGGTGGACTTTGAAGGCAGCCTCTCACAAAATCGCTTCACTGTTAGACCCAACGTGGATCCCACCATTGATGAAAAGAAGCGAAGGCTAATGGGTCTGTCAGACTTCCTTACAGAAGTGGCACAAAAAGAACTGGAAACATTGGACAACCATATTCCTTCCTGTTGTGTGATCTACATTCCTTTGATTGGGTTCCTTCTCTCCATTCCACGGCTACCAAGTATGGTGGATAAAAGCGACTTTGAAATTGAAGGCTTGGACTTCATGTTCTTGTCCGAGGATAAACTGCACTACAGAAGTGCTAGAACTAAGGAGCTAGACAGCCTGCTGGGTGACTTGCACTGTGAGATAAGAGACCAGGAAACACTTATTATGCACCAGCTGCAGACAAAGATCTTGGAGAGGTCTGAAGTGCTTAACAACGTGATTGAGTATACTGCACACCTAGATGTGCTGTTGGCTCTGGCAGTGATGGCCCGGGAGAACTCCTACTGCCGGCCACGCTTTACTCAGCGCCATGGCTTCCACATCAAGGACGGAAGACATCCACTGATGGAACTATGTGCAAAGACATTTGTGGCTAATCCAGTGAACAGTGGTGAGGCTACCAGACGAATAAAGATAATCACTGGGCCCAACTCATCTGGAAAGAGCATCTACTTAAAGCAAGTAGGTCTTATAATATTTATGGCTCTAATCGGCAGTTACgtgcctgcagcagaggcagagataGGAGCAATTGACGGGATTTACACAAGAATCCACACTAGGGAATCAGTTTCTGTAGGACTCTCCACATTCATGATTGATCTTAACCAGGTTGCCAAGGCAGTGAACAATGCTACAGAGAGGTCGTTGGTACTTATTGATGAGTTTGGCAAAGGGACCAACACACTAGATGGCCTGGCCcttctggctgctgtgctgaagtACTGGATCAATCAAGGAACCCAGTGTCCACAGGTCTTTGTCTCCACTAATTTTCACAGCTTAATGCAGCTGGAACTCTTGCCTGACACACCTCTTCTGGAATACCTGGCCATGGAGACCCACCAAGATGGAGATGAGTTGGTGTTTTTCTATCAGATCAAACAAGGAGTATCCACTGTTAGTCATGCTGCCAACATTGCTGCACTAGCTGGAATGCCTGCCAAAATTATTGAAAGAGGAGTGGAAGTATCAGAACTGATTCGCAATGGAAAAGCTATCAAACGTATTGATCATCCTTCAAAAGGAGACCAGATGGAAAAATGCAAGGCTGTTGTTGAAAAGTTTCTTAGCCTAGACCTTGATGATCCTAATGTGAACTTAGAGGAGTTCATGCATAAAGAGGTGTTGCCTTCTGCAGCCTCAATTCTATAG